Proteins co-encoded in one Amia ocellicauda isolate fAmiCal2 chromosome 11, fAmiCal2.hap1, whole genome shotgun sequence genomic window:
- the wdtc1 gene encoding WD and tetratricopeptide repeats protein 1, translated as MICCEAMATVNITSDILHRQIRDKGVLGFQRRYHVTDPLIKRLGLEAELQGHSGCVNCLEWNEKGELLASGSDDQHAIIWDPFHHKKLLTMHTGHSANIFSVKFLPHSNDRILVTGAADSKVHVHDLSVKETIHMFSDHTNRVKRIATAPMWPNTFWSAAEDGVIRQYDLRESSKRSEVLIDLTEYCGQLVEAKCLAINPRDNNYLAVGANGPFVRLYDIRMIHNHRKSMSQSTSAGVHTFCERQKPIPDGAGQYYVAGHLPVKLPDYNNRLRVLVATYVTFSPDGTELLVNMGGEQVYLFDLTFKQRPYTFLLPKKCHPSGEVQNGKTSTNGVSNGIHLPSNCFRLPDSKICNSASGELPPHLEKIKQLANDAFARQQWTQAIQLYSRGIQEAGKNAMLYGNRAAAYMKRKWDGDHYDALRDCLKAISLNPGHLKAHFRLARCLFELKYVAEALECLDDFRGKFPEQAHSSACDALDKDIRAALFSKTDGTEDKKAGGPIRFRTFGRNNSVSEDEVVLRERSYDYKHRYCGHCNTTTDIKEANFFGSKGQYIVSGSDDGSFFIWEKETTNLVRILQGDESIVNCLQPHPSYCFLATSGIDPVVRLWNARPESEDVNGRVVEDMEGAAQANQRRMNADPLEVMLLNMGYRITGLSSGGPEGSDDEDSSEGQVQCRPS; from the exons ATGATTTGCTGTGAGGCTATGGCGACTGTGAACATCACCAGTGACATCCTGCACAGGCAGATCAGG GATAAGGGCGTGTTGGGCTTCCAGAGACGCTATCATGTCACAGACCCTTTAATAAAGAGACTGGGGCTGGAGGCAGAGCTACAG GGTCACTCGGGCTGCGTGAACTGCCTGGAATGGAACGAGAAGGGAGA GTTGTTGGCGTCCGGCTCAGACGATCAGCACGCCATCATCTGGGATCCGTTCCACCACAAGAAACTCCTAACTATGCACACGGGCCACTCCGCCAACATCTTTTCAGTCAAG TTCCTGCCTCACTCTAATGATCGTATCCTGGTGACCGGCGCCGCGGACTCCAAAGTGCACGTCCACGACCTGAGCGTCAAGGAGACCATCCACATGTTCTCCGACCACACCAACCGCGTCAAGAGGATCGCCACCGCGCCGATGTGGCCCAACACCTTCTGGAGCGCGGCGGAGGATGGGGTCATCAG gCAGTACGACCTGAGGGAGAGCAGCAAGCGCTCCGAGGTGCTCATCGACCTGACGGAGTACTGCGGACAGCTGGTGGAGGCCAAGTGTCTCGCCATCAACCCCCGAGACAACAACTACCTGGCCGTGGGCGCCAATGGGCCCTTCGTGCGTCTCTACGACATCCGCATGATCCACAATCACAG GAAGTCAATGAGCCAGAGCACGTCGGCGGGGGTGCACACGTTCTGCGAGAGGCAGAAACCCATCCCTGACGGCGCCGGACAGTATTATGTAGCAG GTCATCTTCCAGTTAAACTACCTGATTACAACAACCGGCTGAGAGTCCTGGTGGCGACGTATGTGACCTTCAGCCCCGACGGCACTGAGCTGCTGGTCAACATGGGTGGGGAGCAG GTGTATTTATTCGACTTGACGTTCAAGCAGAGGCCGTACACCTTTCTGTTGCCAAAAAAGTGCCACCCGTCGGGAg AAGTTCAAAATGGAAAAACCTCCACGAACGGCGTCTCGAACGGGATCCACCTGCCCAGCAACTGCTTCCGCCTGCCGGACAGCAAGATCTGTAACAG TGCGTCTGGGGAGCTGCCCCCCCACCTGGAGAAGATCAAGCAGCTGGCCAATGACGCGTTCGCCCGGCAGCAGTGGACCCAGGCCATCCAGCTGTACAGCCGCGGCATCCAGGAGGCCGGCAAGAACGCCATGCTGTACGGGAACCGGGCGGCCGCCTACATGAAGCGCAAgtg GGACGGGGACCACTACGACGCCCTGAGGGACTGTCTGAAGGCCATCTCCCTGAACCCCGGGCACCTGAAGGCGCACTTCCGCTTGGCCCGCTGCCTGTTCGAGCTCAAGTATGTGGCCGAGGCGCTGGAGTGCCTGGACGACTTCAGGGGCAAGTTCCCAGAGCAGGCCCACAGCAGCGCCTGCGACGCACTGGACAAGGACATCCGGGCGGCGCTCTTCTCCAAGACCGACGGCA CGGAAGACAAGAAGGCGGGCGGGCCAATCCGATTCCGCACGTTCGGGAGGAACAACTCGGTCTCGGAGGACGAGGTGGTGCTGAGGGAGAGGAGCTACGACTACAAGCACCGATACTGCGGCCACTGCAACACCACCACCGACATCAAGGAGGCCAACTTCTTCGGCAG tAAAGGACAGTACATTGTGAGCGGCTCGGACGATGGCTCCTTCTTCATCTGGGAGAAGGAGACGACCAACCTGGTGCGCATCCTGCAGGGGGACGAGTCCATCGTCAACTGCCTGCAGCCCCACCCCAGCTACTGCTTCCTGGCCACCAGCGGCATCGACCCGGTGGTGCGGCTCTGGAATGCCCGACCCGAG AGCGAGGATGTGAACGGCAGAGTGGTGGAGGACATGGAGGGGGCGGCCCAGGCCAACCAGCGCCGCATGAACGCCGACCCGCTGGAGGTGATGCTGCTCAACATGGGCTACCGGATCACGGGGCTGAGCAGCGGGGGGCCCGAGGGCTCGGACGATGAGGACAGCTCTGAGGGCCAGGTCCAGTGCCGGCCCAGCTAG